The genomic DNA CGTATCTCGCCTCCGAGAATCTACTTCTACTCCTTTCTTTTATCGTTTTACATAGGTGTTATAATCGTTATCTCATATTTGGATTTTCGAGGTCCTACAAACATCGCCGGCCAACAATCGGTGGTGATGACTTCGACGGCGTGACAGCAATCAACGCCGAGTTTGGTCTCACCGTTAAGGAAGAAGAGAACGATCTCGTTGGTGCATGATTTGAGTTCATACAGTGCGTCCCAACACTCCATTAGTCCTCCTCCGTTGAGCCTTGCCGTTATGTTAGTGGAATCCACCGTCTCAGGGAGTGTTCTGCCGGAGATGTTGAGAACAAGGAGAAGAGTGACGATGACGAAGAGGAAACTTTTATTAGAAGccattattcttattttgagtTTTGGCGTGTTGTGATGGTTGAGTTATAAGAGTTCTGTTTTTATAGTGTGGTTTTGTATGGATATGAATCTTAGTGGTGATTTAAGAGTAAATTAAAAGGTAGATTAGTGGGAGGAATGGGAAAGGTCAAAGGATCGACGGTGAATGGTTTTCCAGTATACTTAATCATGCATAGAACTTCATTTAAAGCATGATGAGAGGAAATGTATTTAATATTGGCTTGAATGGAAGTGAGTAACGGGTCTATTGGAGATGAAGGTTTAGCGTCGTGTTACAGATTACAGAAGGTGAGCtttcttttactaatttaaCTTTGTTACTACTCGTTAATCGTTATTACTTAATGGAATGTGTCAGGCGATATGATCCTGGtttctttaatattattttcttgtaaaaataTGTACTTTTAATAACTTAATTGCATTATATAGCTGAACTTCTTTGCTAGGGTAATATCATTATCCATCATATATTGTGTAAACTATACGGGTTCAAAACGTATGGTCATATTACCTTCTAATCTATACCATTatctaaaacatatatatttgcataTGGTCAAATCTTCGCAATATAAACGAATGTGTTGTTTTCTAGCTAGTTTGCTTGTGTCGAATGTGTCTTACAAACGATTATGGTTCTAAATTAGAGATTATAAGGTAGGCTGCCCAACCGTATAAAGTAATTATCTTATTCCACAGGTTACTTCTCTGAGGTTGTTTCTATAGTTTACTATGCTATGATTCTTAACGGTTTGAAGTTATTCCAGGTCGGTGGATCTTTATCATCGTAAAAAGACAATGGTAATCCCAATTAACGCAAACGTTTTTATTCCAAACTCCAAATCAGTCAACTGACAATGACATATTCTCATCATaccattaaaataaaactatatatatattaaaccatTACTAATGTCCGCATACACCAGGGAGGAAAATGTATCAAACGTTGACAGGGGAAGGAGCCGGAGAAGAACCGCCGGAAGTCGGAGATTGACAGAAACCACGGAGGACATTGGTTTCCTCAGATGTAAAGCCAAGAGAAGTAAGCATCGCCGGCCAGCAATCGTTGGTAATGACGTCAACGGCGTTACAGCAACCGGTGCCAAGTTTGGTCTCCccgttgaggaagaagagaacgaTCTCGTTAGTGCAAGATTTCAGCTCGTAGAGTGCATCCCAACACTGCATCAGTCCTCCTCCGGTAAGCCTCGCCGCAATGCTGGTGGAGCCTGCCAACGCTGCTGGGAGTGTCCTGCTGCAGGAGACGTTGAGGATGAGGAGAAGAGTGACGGTGACGAAGAGTAAACTTGTGTTAGAAGCCATTGTGTTTTTCTTATAgattttgtgttgtgttgtgagaTGATGATGGGGTCTTGCTAAGACTtgttgcaatatatatatagtactctAGTGAGAGGAGTTTGAGGTTTAATTGAGATTAAAGGTGGTTTTAGTGGGGGAAGTGGGAGAGGGCTGAGAGTTAATGAATATACTTATCTCCATAAATCATTGAACTTAGACAACGCACGATTAGGAAAGTTACAAGCGAAAAGTTACAATCTCCATAATAGACGTTACTGTAATTTGTAACGGTCTTAATTATGGAAAGTTATAAGCGAAGAGTCGATTATTTTACTTAGACAAATATAAACATTAGGCAGTAAACATCATCAAAGTGGCTGTAGTTTAGTTGTTAGAATTGTACGTTGTGGCCGTGGAGACCTGGGCTCGAATCCCAGCAGCCACACTTTTGGCCGACTTGGGAGCTAAGAACATCTTATGTGgactatttattttatgcacGTCCATATACTCGCACTCAAACCGTCAAACGTATACTTTTAGGCATCATCTGATTTGGTTAGAAAGATTCCGGTACATGCATGAACTATGTTGTTTATCATTGGATATCCTTTCCCGTATTTGCTCACTTTCAGCCATTTGATCTATACTCATTGGCAAATTTATCATCCCTGAGGTAAACAAGCCATTACCATTATTAATTAGTTGCATGTAGATAATAATGTTGGAACCAAAAAGatctaatcttttttcttttggggatCAAAATATCGAGTCTTTATagtgtttaaaatcaaaatatgcaAATCTTGAAATAGATCAATCAAAACTGTAACGTTGTTTCTTTAGTTTGTTACTTTATTGACAAATCATTAACTATACCCTTCATGCAATGTTCATGTCTATAGTAACATGTATAATACAAATGCAATGGGGCAAAGTGGGAATCGATGATTGGTGGAGAAACAAGAAGTTTTGGGTTGTCGAAGGAGTCTCCTCCCATATGTTTGCGCTCTGTTTCATGGTTTACTCTTAAAGTTCTTGCAGGAGTCAACACAAACTTTACAGTCACATAGAAGTAGCAGATGATGGAGAGTTCTTAGATAAATGGATATCTTTGTTGATTCCTCATACTACTCTATTGATCATTAACATCGTTGGAGACATGAAGTCATTCTTGGCGTTTCGCATGGGATCGATAACGGATATGAATCTTGGGGACTGCTTTTTGGGAGATTGTTCTTTGCGATAATTTAAGTGTTCATTTGTTCCTCAAAGGGGCGTTGCTTGGGAAGCAAGATAGAGTACCAATCATTATTTTGGCTCGCGATTCTTCTTGCTTCGATCTTGGCTCTTTGTGGGTTAGAGTCAATCCGTTTGTGTCCACAGACGGACCAGTCCTGGAGATCTAATGTCTCGACTGATAAAAACTGATGAGAACAAGGGTTTCCtttgtttatcaaaaaaaaaaataagggttCCTTTTctataagaagaaagaaagctgCAGTCTAACATGGTGAAAGATCGGAGATTTGAATCTCCTCTCGGAGTTTTAACGATTGAATGAAGccatgtgatgatgatgatgatgtattgatgatgatggtgatgtgtGCTCTTTTGGTGGTGGGTAATGTGTAGAGACATAAAGAGCTCTGTGCAGTTTTACGTGTTACGTTTTCTTTTAACtcttttcttcattatttttaattgttttgtcatgtaatacataattagtgtttttcattttgtttcttagCGTTACCATCTATGGCCCTTTTGTAGATGATAATCAATTAATTATAGTAAGAGTTCGAATGGTGACGGTGGTCAAGGCGGCTAAATTCGATAGCAGTttaatctgttttattttttgagtaGACAACAAATTAACTTTGCAGACCAACTCTATTTGAAAagatggtttttatttttatttgatgaatgataaacaaaaaataatttaatccGTAAATAGATTTGTTAATTGTCATTATcctttaaaccctaaatttgtCTAAAAATAGATTATTAAAGTTTATTTCTATCCCTTCGTTTTGATGTTTTACTGGATCAATATCAGATTTGGAGGTTGAATTccacataaattaatatatatgtttggttaCAAATCATTTTAGCTTGTTGATGAAAGAAACTaattatcccctatataataaaacggaagtacacaacattgttttgtagacaatataattttaataaattggttacaaataggttatagattaaattttatattatttgtatagtctgaatttattgtttccaaaaatcttaaagagaatattctaaagaatcatttgatatcatctaacttaccatattaattttctttattaaattattcatcaaataaaatcatttgatatctaacttaacatattaatttgttaattattattatacttcacctctcatttttatatatgagtctagtttgtgaaataaataaattctcatattatttattataataaaaaatagttttatttccggatataccataagatgattttttaaaaacaaatataaatgattcaatctataaaatatttaatttttattaatattattttttaaaaataatatctattgaattaaaaattttactgagtaacgggtcaaaatttgaatatttaaatttaatttcatacttttttgttgaattttataattttataaaacataataaactttaaataatttattttgaaatatttttaaaatattgaaacttgatattaaagttagaaactataaacactctaaattggtttgttatagcaatgtcaataatatgtcactataatatgaaagaattttaaaaaaccaattatattaaaacaaaaagtataacaatatattaaattactcataatataataactcgctttttaaaaaccaaatttacaaaattatgtcttataatgacattcaagtcataaggtagaatatacattgttgaaataacttcacatacataaactaatacaacatattaaaattttaatttaaaatagaaaatatacaaaattttgtataaaataaaatttgactaGTGTTATAACAccggtacttatctagaatcattaacaatataaaacttacaaataagtctttttttcaaatcatcatatttaacatatgattttattataatattttatccaaaaaaacttttaaaaataatcacataaattatattttataaaaaaattacaatgtcaATAAAACGAATTTAAACTAGTAGTAATTTATATGGATAACAAGTAAAATTAAGTACATATGGTGCAAACatattttttgtggttttttttacttgttaggtatttatagttttatactattttcacaaatttttttgacagaaaatacAAGAAAGAGTAAAGACCAAAAACTACATAAACCACCAAAAATTAGGAGACACAACATGCATAAACTTTTTATTGTTGTTCTATTGTAAACTTGTTTGCAGAATCCTTCATTGTGATCATGATCATCATTATTCATTAGTTACAAAGATACATTATTTACGGTCAAATATCGCCAAAGagtttttttcaaagaaaataaaaaatacagatTCCGGAAAATAAAATCCTTCAACGAATAAAACTTGAGCACGTGGATGAAGGGCCCACAAAGGTGACAATCCCATATTTGGAATCGGAATTAGCTTACGTGGAACCCAACATAATCGTGTAATATAAGTCAAACGcatgaatctctctctctctctctatataagcTTTAAGTAAACCTCATAGAAGAAGTAACATACTAAAGCTTTCGTAGCCGTTGGATCAACGAGACAAAACTTCATCTGAGGTACTAAAACTTGCGACTGATCAGATTCTAGAGATACGATAAACACGGTCGCACTTGATCATTACCCTCTCTCtttagttaagaaaaaaattaaaaataatatcaggAGACACGTTCTTCTTCTTACGAAACCGACTTTgtagtttcttccttttttccatTACACAAATACGAAAAAACgacaagacaaaaacaaaagataataaaaactTATTGATAAAAGctttagatattttataaataaatcgATTCTCGCGTTTGTTTAacttcttgtttatttatttttcttttcttacagaTTAATTCATTTCTCCTACATGAACGATCGAATGGGGGAAACAGGATTCTCTAGAGAATCATCGGCGGCGCCAGAGATCGTGCTCTCTGAGACGGAGATGGCGGCGGCGGAACAGCTTATGCAGCTAAGCGAGGAAGAAACGGTGAGCTGTAGCAGCAGCACCGGTGGAGATTATGGCGGCGGaagaggaggaggcggaggcgGAGATAAGACAAGGCATGAAGATGTTGTTAGCTCGAGAATCGGAAACGAGCAAAACGACGGCGTACGCTGCGATTCTAATCTTGGCCTGAAGAGGAAGAGGGAGATGgcgaagatgaaggagaagaagtttcgTTCTCTCGAGAGTATTTACAGAGCGACGAAGGAGATGAGGGGTTAATTAATGGATCGTAGCTGGTTAATTATATCCATCGCTTGCTAATTACGTTTGTTAATCGTTGTTTAGTAACCTGTTcgatggttttttttgttgttgtgtgtatATGTTTAGTCCTTAATCTAACGTTGGAGCTNGATAATAAAAACTTATTGATAAAAGctttagatattttataaataaatcgATTCTCGCGTTTGTTTAacttcttgtttatttatttttcttttcttacagaTTAATTCATTTCTCCTACATGAACGATCGAATGGGGGAAACAGGATTCTCTAGAGAATCATCGGCGGCGCCAGAGATCGTGCTCTCTGAGACGGAGATGGCGGCGGCGGAACAGCTTATGCAGCTAAGCGAGGAAGAAACGGTGAGCTGTAGCAGCAGCACCGGTGGAGATTATGGCGGCGGaagaggaggaggcggaggcgGAGATAAGACAAGGCATGAAGATGTTGTTAGCTCGAGAATCGGAAACGAGCAAAACGACGGCGTACGCTGCGATTCTAATCTTGGCCTGAAGAGGAAGAGGGAGATGgcgaagatgaaggagaagaagtttcgTTCTCTCGAGAGTATTTACAGAGCGACGAAGGAGATGAGGGGTTAATTAATGGATCGTAGCTGGTTAATTATATCCATCGCTTGCTAATTACGTTTGTTAATCGTTGTTTAGTAACCTGTTcgatggttttttttgttgttgtgtgtatATGTTTAGTCCTTAATCTAACGTTGGAGCTTGAGAATCTGTGATACTAATAGTTTTTGAAGATCTTCAGATGGAAATTGTAAACATTTTGGTTCCGATATGAGACGTGTGGTATCTTatctattattataattttgttttccttagaCATTTCTTGACaaacattataaaattttaactttggTTTGATGAAAGGAGAAGTGTtgttgatatgttttttttttggatctgatcttttttttcccttaaattttttaaaaattattttaacgtACTTGCAAATGATTtcgttttgaattttaaaattttgagttcTATGATGTGCCAACTAACATCgttattttttaccttttcaaaagttttataatggtaaattggtaatattatctttgaattttggtgataattgtttttatttattgcaataaaaatcagatcactcttttattttgttcttggagttttttcATCAGATTTTTCTAGCTAGTACCTTGATAAATTATATAAGGTTTCCTTAGATAAAATCTTGACTGATAATTCCAATAGAGTTTGCATGCATGACcaccaaatttttggaaaaatataaagagTTTACAGCACACTACATTGATGCTAATTGGAATTTTAAAACGATAATATCGtattttatgaattttcattcttcatattttgatattattgtTGACATTACTTTCATTATGTTGATGAATAAGTATTGATTAGAGAAAAAATGATCTCTCATATAATAAGCCGAAGGTCGCATGTTGGAactctaaaaataatattacaaaaattgatttattttcatCACAAACTAtcttatttactttccaaacAATGTTGTTCCAGTTAATAACATACACAACtaaagtattataaaaaaagataacagtaaaaaacaagatttaatttgtaatatagaatgtttttttttctgtttagatGTTAACTCACATTTTAGAAATTATTCTTCAAGATGTATTAGTTGTGATTGGtggaaatttaaattaaataaaaaaataatgtcaaAGTTGTTAAAAGGTTTGAAAGTATAGAAATTATGTTTAAAACATTCATTCAAGTTTTGTACAATATTTATAAAAGGCTGTCCACTTTGAAAGCATTACAATATCCAACTGGGAAAAATTGTCTTAGCATGAATTTAttcattattaaataaattttgataatgtTTAAACAATAAAAGAATATGAATAAATTCCTAGCTTGAATTATCCTCTTTAAAAGAAAAGAGCTGGGCCCCATTACAATACACATTAACTTCATGGGCCAGGTCCACATTCaaccattaaattttttttgaaagaatgaACCCGCCACGTGAAAAAGCCCTATGGCTGTCTTCTGACCTTCTCTTACAAGCTGGCGGGAAAATCCCAAATCTTTTCCCGGGAAAGTGGATTAAAAATTTCGGCCATTAAAGGACAAAATCACAAGAAAGTAGAAACCCTAGAGATATTTCGAAACCGAAGCAACCCCTTTTAAGCCTCCTTCTTATCTCTTTATAAAAGCCATTTCTTTCCTGCAACATCGTTGCTTATATCATCAGACGCCCATCACCTGTTCGATAAAATTCCTCTGAgacctttttttaatttttcttctttctcctctgaccaaaaaaaaaaaaaacatgtatgtGGTGAAGCGTGACGGAAGGCAGGAAACTGTTCATTTCGATAAGATTACTGCCCGGCTTAAGAAGCTTAGCTATGGGCTTAGCAGTGACCACTGTGACCCTGTCCTCGTTGCTCAGAAGGTCTGTGCTGGTGTCTACAAGGGAGTCACCACAAGTCAACTCGATGAGTTGGCTTCTGAGACTGCTGCTGCTATGACCTGTAACCATCCTGATTATGCATCTGTGAGTTATTATTTCTCTTCGATTTGCTTTCTGGGTACTCCTTGATTTTGATAAAGTCAGAGACTTTCATCTCTCTGATTGGATTGGTGTTTGAATTGAACTGTGCCTTCTCAATTGCGATGTTTGGAATTATTTACTGTACTATTAGGTACTTCTAAATATGGACTTGATTCTTGATGACATGATCTGtatgatttacatgttttttttgttctgtgttTGTATGTCAGCTTGCTGCTAGGATTGCTGTCTCAAATCTTCACAAGAACACTAAGAAATCGTTTTCTGAGACGTGAGTGTTATCAAGAAGTCTTTATTAGTTggtatatataattgatttgaGTTTAAGTTTCATATGAGTTGACTTGGATGTACTGTGTGGTACTTTGCAGGGTTAAGGACATGTTCAATCATGTCAGTGAGAGATCTGGACTAAAGTCTCCGTTAATAGCTGATGATGTGTTTGACATAATTATGCAGGTACGAAAGCCTCTGTTGTGATCTcaattcaattttgtttcttggtgtgatACATATGTAACTTGTAGATCACTGACTAGTGCTTTTCTCTGGTTTCTTCAGAACGCTGCTCGTCTGGACAGTGAAATAATCTATGATCGTGATTTTGAATACGATTTCTTTGGATTTAAAACTCTTGAGAGATCATACCTCTTAAGAGTCGAAGGGAAAGTTGTTGAAAGGCCTCAACACATGCTGATGAGGGTAGCTGTTGGCATTCACAAGGATGATATTGATTCCGCGATCCAAACTTACCATTTGATGTCTCAGAGATGGTTCACTCATGCATCTCCTACACTCTTCAATGCAGGAACGCCAAGGCCTCAAGTAAATACCTGTAGTTTGatgttttattatatctatAATCGGGCTATACTTTTAAATGTTCCTGTGCTGATCTGCTATCGAAAATAATTGACATGACAGTTAAGCAGCTGCTTTCTGGTGTGCATGAAAGATGATAGCATTGACGGCATATATGAAACACTCAAAGAGTGTGCTGTtataagcaaatctgctgggGGTATTGGTGTTTCAATTCACAATATTCGTGCAACTGGAAGTTACATTCGTGGCACAAATGGAACATCTAATGGTATTGTTCCAATGCTGCGTGTATTCAATGATACTGCTCGTTATGTTGATCAAGGAGGAGGCAAGAGAAAGGGTACGTATCAGCACCTACTTTGATATCATTATCTGTGCAGTATATGGCCTCTAGTGTATCTGATGTATATTTTGTCATTGGTGAAGGAGCCTTTGCTGTATACCTGGAGCCATGGCATGCTGATGTCTTTGAGTTTCTAGAGCTGCGTAAGAACCATGGGAAGGTAAAGTTACAACCTCTATATTTCATCATGTATTCCCCTCATATGTAAATTTCAATTCAGGCTGATTCAACCTCTAAATACACCTTTTTCCCATTATAGGAAGAACACAGGGCTAGAGACTTGTTTTATGCTCTCTGGGTTCCAGATCTCTTCATGGAGAGGGTCCAGAGCGATGGGAAGTGGTCACTGTTTTGTCCAAACGAAGCTCCGGGTTTGGCAGATTGCTGGGGCGCTGAATTTGAGACACTGTACACGAAGTATGAAAGAGAGGTGGATCCCTATTTCATCTATGTATATGCTGCTTCGTTAGAAACTTAAACTCCTGTTATCTCAATACCAGTTATGTTTGTTCAAATCTTTAGGGCAAAGCCAAGAAGGTTGTTCAGGCGCAGCAGCTTTGGTATGAAATATTGACATCCCAGGTAGAAACAGGAACACCATACATGCTTTTCAAGGTTAGTAAAAGTCCTAATTCTGTGGCTACACGTTATATACCTATAACCACCGGTTCATACTGTAACTTTTGTTACTCTACTGTAGGATTCATGTAACAGAAAAAGTAATCAGCAAAATCTGGGAACAATAAAGTCATCCAATTTATNNNNNNNNNNNNNNNNNNNNNNNNNNNNNNNNNNNNNNNNNNNNNNNNNNNNNNNNNNNNNNNNNNNNNNNNNNNNNNNNNNNNNNNNNNNNNNNNNNNNNNNNNNNNNNNNNNNNNNNNNNNNNNNNNNNNNNNNNNNNNNNNNNNNNNNNNNNNNNNNNNNNNNNNNNNNNNNNNNNNNNNNNNNNNNNNNNNNNNNNNNNNNNNNNNNNNNNNNNNNNNNNNNNNNNNNNNNNNNNNNNNNNNNNNNNNNNNNNNNNNNNNNNNNNNNNNNNNNNNNNNNNNNNNNNNNNNNNNNNNNNNNNNNNNNNNNNNNNNNNNNNNNNNNNNNNNNNNNNNNNNNNNNNNNNNNNNNNNNNNNNNNNNNNNNNNNNNNNNNNNNNNNNNNNNNNNNNNNNNNNNNNNNNNNNNNNNNNNNNNNNNNNNNNNNNNNNNNNNNNNNNNNNNNNNNNNNNNNNNNNNNNNNNNNNNNNNNNNNNNNNNNNNNNNNNNNNNNNNNNNNNNNNNNNNNNNNNNNNNNNNNNNNNNNNNNNNNNNNNNNNNNNNNNNNNNNNNNNNNNNNNNNNNNNNNNNNNNNNNNNNNNNNNNNNNNNNNNNNNNNNNNNNNNNNNNNNNNNNNNNNNNNNNNNNNNNNNNNNNNNNNNNNNNNNNNNNNNNNNNNNNNNNNNNNNNNNNNNNNNNNNNNNNNNNNNNNNNNNNNNNNNNNNNNNNNNNNNNNNNNNNNNNNNNNNNNNNNNNNNNNNNNNNNNNNNNNNNNNNNNNNNNNNNNNNNNNNNNNNNNNNNNNNNNNNNNNNNNNNNNNNNNNNNNNNNNNNNNNNNNNNNNNNNNNNNNNNNNNNNNNNNNNNNNNNNNNNNNNNNNNNNNNNNNNNNNNNNNNNNNNNNNNNNNNNNNNNNNNNNNNNNNNNNNNNNNNNNNNNNNNNNNNNNNNNNNNNNNNNNNNNNNNNNNNNNNNNNNNNNNNNNNNNNNNNNNNNNNNNNNNNNNNNNNNNNNNNNNNNNNNNNNNNNNNNNNNNNNNNNNNNNNNNNNNNNNNNNNNNNNNNNNNNNNNNNNNNNNNNNNNNNNNNNNNNNNNNNNNNNNNNNNNNNNNNNNNNNNNNNNNNNNNNNNNNNNNNNNNNNNNNNNNNNNNNNNNNNNNNNNNNNNNNNNNNNNNNNNNNNNNNNNNNNNNNNNNNNNNNNNNNNNNNNNNNNNNNNNNNNNNNNNNNNNNNNNNNNNNNNNNNNNNNNNNNNNNNNNNNNNNNNNNNNNNNNNNNNNNNNNNNNNNNNNNNNNNNNNNNNNNNNNNNNNNNNNNNNNNNNNNNNNNNNNNNNNNNNNNNNNNNNNNNNNNNNNNNNNNNNNNNNNNNNNNNNNNNNNNNNNNNNNNNNNNNNNNNNNNNNNNNNNNNNNNNNNNNNNNNNNNNNNNNNNNNNNNNNNNNNNNNNNNNNNNNNNNNNNNNNNNNNNNNNNNNNNNNNNNNNNNNNNNNNNNNNNNNNNNNNNNNNNNNNNNNNNNNNNNNNNNNNNNNNNNNNNNNNNNNNNNNNNNNNNNNNNNNNNNNNNNNNNNNNNNNNNNN from Camelina sativa cultivar DH55 chromosome 7, Cs, whole genome shotgun sequence includes the following:
- the LOC104702722 gene encoding uncharacterized protein LOC104702722; protein product: MNDRMGETGFSRESSAAPEIVLSETEMAAAEQLMQLSEEETVSCSSSTGGDYGGGRGGGGGGDKTRHEDVVSSRIGNEQNDGVRCDSNLGLKRKREMAKMKEKKFRSLESIYRATKEMRG
- the LOC104702719 gene encoding egg cell-secreted protein 1.2-like, yielding MASNKSFLFVIVTLLLVLNISGRTLPETVDSTNITARLNGGGLMECWDALYELKSCTNEIVLFFLNGETKLGVDCCHAVEVITTDCWPAMLTSLGFTSDETNVLRGFCQSPNSDGSSPAPSSVKL
- the LOC109125178 gene encoding ribonucleoside-diphosphate reductase large subunit-like, coding for MYVVKRDGRQETVHFDKITARLKKLSYGLSSDHCDPVLVAQKVCAGVYKGVTTSQLDELASETAAAMTCNHPDYASLAARIAVSNLHKNTKKSFSETVKDMFNHVSERSGLKSPLIADDVFDIIMQNAARLDSEIIYDRDFEYDFFGFKTLERSYLLRVEGKVVERPQHMLMRVAVGIHKDDIDSAIQTYHLMSQRWFTHASPTLFNAGTPRPQLSSCFLVCMKDDSIDGIYETLKECAVISKSAGGIGVSIHNIRATGSYIRGTNGTSNGIVPMLRVFNDTARYVDQGGGKRKGAFAVYLEPWHADVFEFLELRKNHGKEEHRARDLFYALWVPDLFMERVQSDGKWSLFCPNEAPGLADCWGAEFETLYTKYEREGKAKKVVQAQQLWYEILTSQVETGTPYMLFKDIPLDSHPSKLAGSLGSKNRYFDFDK
- the LOC104702720 gene encoding egg cell-secreted protein 1.3-like translates to MASNTSLLFVTVTLLLILNVSCSRTLPAALAGSTSIAARLTGGGLMQCWDALYELKSCTNEIVLFFLNGETKLGTGCCNAVDVITNDCWPAMLTSLGFTSEETNVLRGFCQSPTSGGSSPAPSPVNV